The window cccaccacctccggaggaagcctgttccactgaggaaccactctatgggtcaggaagttcttcctaatgttgagccggaaactcatttgatttaatttcaactcatttgttctggtcctaccttctggggccacagaaaacaattccacaccatcctgtagatgacagcccttcaagtacttgaagatggggatcatatcacctctctctcagccgcctcctctccaggctaaacacctgCCCTGCAAGAGGCAAGCTCACCTACACCTGCCCTGCAAGAGGGGAGCTCGCCTGTTTGCAGGGCAGGAGCCGGCAGGCAGCCCCCATTTGAAAAGCGTGCCCTGCAAGCGGGGAACTGACACCCCTCCGATGTATGACAACCAACCATAATCTACCGGGGTTTCTCCCAGTGAAATGCATGGTCCTTCCACCCATGCCCACCCTTGTCTTCCATGCCGACTCACCCCCCAGAGCTATGGGGGAGGGGCGTGCTAACGCTCGCGCTCCAAACGGCGAAAATCCTGCGAGGGAGCCACGGGTACCCTCTCTGCACTGAGAGTTTGTCAGCTTCGAGATGCTTCTGCAGAGAACACTCCTACCGCCTTTCCGGAAGCCCGTCCTTCACAACACACTCGAGGTCTACGGCTGGCTGGTGATTGTCGCCCCTCACAGCGTCACCCCCACAAAGCAATGGCGGCCCAGAACGCTCCCCTAGTCACGTGACTGACCCCGTGCTGTCTGAAATTGGCCTCGCTAGGCGGCGAAGTAGCCTCTATGATCGTCCCTTAGTCATAGAAGCGGAGCCGAGGGTGGAACGCGTTCTCTGCCTGCTTTCTACTTCCGGTGGGCCGGTGAGTGGACCTTTTCGGAAAGAAAAAGGGGGATGGTGGAGAGCGGAGGCCTCCCTTGGGCAGGGAGGGGCCGGGAAAGGGTTGTCTGAAtagtctcccccccacccgcgaGAATGTCGAAGGGAAAACATCGTGGTAGCGACGtctttctgccccccctcccgcaCTAACCTCATCAGCTTCCCTTTGCCCgggctccttcctccttccccttttcTGCAACCTACGTTGCTGCTAGGAAATCTTCCTTCTCTTCGTGGGTTAAGGACGCTTCCCTCATGATCTGCTGGAGATCTTCCTATCTTCACTGTTTGGAAAACGGTCAAGCTTTCTTGTCCCATTTGTTTTCCATTGCTTTTGACAAGGGGCGGTCTATTTCGCAGGCGCGGAAGTAATGAGGCAGGAGTTCAACAGGTACAGGTGTCTCATGTTAAAAAGCCAGTTATAATACTGTACTAGGACCTAGATACAAATCCGTAGTCTGCCACGAAAGTGACCTTGGACCGTACTTATTTGTTTCACAAGGTGGTTGTGTTGCTAAAATGGAGTAAGAAATAGTGATGTATTCCATGAGTTACTTGGAGGAAAGACAGTCTAAAACTGCACTAAATTAAATTGGTTAAAGCTGCAAAGTtgatgtgcgtgtgtgtgaaaaTGAAGGCAATGCTGATTAATCCCAGCAGCCAAGTCTGCTAGCAAAATTGCAGTGCTAAGGAGATAGCATTCCACTTTATCCTAAGTTGTCATGATCctacttttattattattataatgcaactgaaagaaaggaaaattctTTCCTCATGTTGCTTGTAAGACAAGTTGCTAAGGAGTAAATATTCATGTCAAGTACTCTTAGGGTATGCAAGGCTTGTTTCAGTCTTAACAGGTagtggggtgggaggagagggggtCAGATTCAGTCCTGGAAGCTTGAGTGATCTTTGTGGTACAGGTTGCATTCCTACTACacacactttcctgagagtaagccccattaaTCAAATTGTGACTTCCAAATATACATACATAAGCCTGTGGAGTCGATGAGTTCACATACTCctaaacagaaataaaaataagTTCTTTTAATTGCAGAGTTATCTACACATAGCTACTGAATAGGACTTAATCTCAAGCTTCCACTTAAAGGGCAGACTGGATATTGAGGAAGGCATGCTTCAGTACAGTCAGACAGCACAATTTTGGAAAAGGCAGTCCTGTGCAGGGAGTGGGGCTGGCAGTCAGTGTACTGCACATTTCTCCATGCAAATATGTCCCAGGAAAGAGCACAGGGGGTCCTTGCTATGATGCAGGAAGTGGTCCTAGATGTAAAGATGTCACAGAAGTTATTTACTTGGCTGTAGAGGTGCATCCTTAATGTTATTTGTTGGCTGAGCAGCTACTGTTCTTGCTGATGTTTTGTCTGAACTATTAGGCTTTAATACACTAGCCTCAGTGAATATTCCTCTTGACATCTGGATCCCAGGGAATAGGTGTCCTCAAATTATGACTTTATTTATAAACCTGATAATCTTTATCAGCTGTTCCATAGGGAAGTATGGTGTGGTGACTGTATGTCATTGTAATGTTATGATTCTCACTTCTGTTCTCCAGTAGCCAACAGGGTCACGGAGCATTCCTATGCCAATATTGCATTTTTCTGGAAGCCTCTGGCTGCTGAAGCATTGGTTTGTAGAAATAGTTTTTCACGCAAAATACTAAGTTCATATGTTAATTTTTTGGAACTGCATCTTTAGCAAATGCAGCTGTTGCTTGATCTCGTTAGAAGGTATGTAATCAGAACTTACTGTATTTTTCCTTTAGCTTTCCCTTACAACTGTGTCAAGTGCCGTGGTGTTAAACTGGAGCTTCTTAGTCTCCTAGGTAAGTGTGCAGCCATGTGATACATGCTATCATTATGAGTATGTTTTATATGTGGGTGAGACACATAAAGAGAACAGAAGCTGAGGTGGAGGATTCCTGGGATCTCCATGGAAGGTTTTGAGGAGATGTGAGATAGTAGATGAGTTCAGCAAAAAACAGTTTTCTGCATAATTTGGAGGAAATGCTGGTAAAGATATAACATATTCCTGACTGCAGGACCAAAGATCCTGATCCAGCCTTATTCACATTTTGAATTAAGATATGAATCCCAAATTGCATCAAGAGGCATCCAGCCAATTCAGTAGCACTTAGGTGAGTATCACAGTATGGATGTGAAATTAGTAGTACATTACAAATAGAAGTCTAAAGGGCTGCCATTCCTCTCCTTTAATCCATGGGAAAATGTGTTCTGATGACAAGGACTGTCATCACTATTTATTGTGAAATGAAGACGATCTTTATATTGCAGTTTATGTCTGAAAAGAGGTGTGGCTTCACAGTATCTTCGCTTATGTAGCATATACAGATTGTAAgctactgtgtgactgaaagcatcctttgttttctttttggagGATTTTCCCCTACTCGGTGGCAGAAAAGATGCTTGATAACATCAAATCCTGGGCGGAGTACATTGTGGAATGGGCTGCTAAGGACCCATATGGATTTCTAACCACAGTGATCTTGGCTCTCACCCCCTTATTCTTAGCAAGTGCACTACTGTCatggaaactggcaaaaatgattGAAGCCAGGGAGCGAGAacaaaagaagaaacaaaaacGCCAGGAAAATATTGCTAAAGCTAAACGAACAAAGAAGGACTA is drawn from Heteronotia binoei isolate CCM8104 ecotype False Entrance Well chromosome 4, APGP_CSIRO_Hbin_v1, whole genome shotgun sequence and contains these coding sequences:
- the SMIM15 gene encoding small integral membrane protein 15 — its product is MLDNIKSWAEYIVEWAAKDPYGFLTTVILALTPLFLASALLSWKLAKMIEAREREQKKKQKRQENIAKAKRTKKD